One window from the genome of Variovorax sp. PAMC26660 encodes:
- a CDS encoding type VI secretion system protein, whose product MLTDQLFLISIAVLTLVVLLVLGMVLYFAARRSHAKPSSDPKVARIRFDSLRSSFRQAVELIEGNIASRADRYGIPWIMVLNEGDDHRQLPIEQSGVASALSTESASAATTQGISWHFFDRGVVIDIQGAYLGSPDDDDASEKPWDEFLGMCRAYRPQRPFDSVVITIPAALLLDDSTDGRLELSKRAKLAHRRLWLAQNRFAMRFAVYVLITGAEQLEGFSAFASALPEPLRASMLGWSSPYDLSTTYQPGWVDEAVGTVVRTVSDVSAELFATDTAPQGAGPQLLLPSRIEALRGQLQLYVDELMRPSAYHEPFFFRGIYLTGDSGESAQAVAAIDAERDTYGRQEPASDDLIAQLMRQPAFLRDLFEKKIFLEYGLTRPSRTQTLARPVLHRALRWTAVIFLGGWGIGLVVATWQLHRHNTTLVSALSQLQHDAQYRMRALQRGEAIPTAWYRNKALSLLAMNERLRTDGTYSFFMPGSWQPFDDLNERVIERIEREFGDIAVSTLRRELMARVSQLSGVEQDEATGEFIVGANCSLPPSFKTIGDAPRKNGLLVEDQPEFGALQRYLGSAEQLDTALQAVERLRQPSTGNAEDLRVAVRYALGAELPADLSRNLRYFRQAAEGKALAIPLTPVQAALRCALDKGTAQLDARLFVNNELLVSEQSLARLLPSLASAGTFARTTASYREVIAAIKDQEDLVASGKGGWMRQPVLVLGASYDRTIARIEQNRLLGQEPADAVRSRAQDAFQKFRAEFNLRFGGAQPGLVWQDKEGRFALAPERIALRDALTALLAQPFMAAARDRDLPAAGMRPMAGWDLSRLDQALAIGDIRKRYMTDGMQAFPATVRPGIESALNAHFAQLVVDQVAEAATGTSEGMRPASGALMATDTQAASYEASRQRLAKVQALLYELGAGPRAEDLRALMSRDALQRLEGVDEAFNQSELYAMRGRDFQGWRGERGPMLVAFGVSDAGSLAAYLGQQFSRTETLGKLADGYIAALDGAGAGSVLAQRWQAINRDLERYRLKNPNSSLLLLEQFLGTTGAEIDRETCAAKLAGKAPAARIGDYFADRHQQIYSALLARCYELQFGDQQELWTQFSARFNRSLAGRHPFGAATTARAFDLADPADVNDLARAFDPLARALKESRAEGGVRTAAMPGAAARRFADQFGRARDFLSPLFPTEDGATPGYDLSVDFRANTMAEIEGNKIIDWSFEVGDQVLKQRDAPRTLRWEYGMPVALVLRIAKDSPVVARADPQQPALLTDGQSVSFRFADPWALLTLAQRQREGDASQRPDGRTQLLKFEFPLVAQSAGDAAQTPAGGRARVFLRVAASPAGKKTALIWPAAFPARAPEWNTP is encoded by the coding sequence ATGCTGACAGACCAGCTCTTCCTCATTTCCATCGCGGTGCTGACGCTGGTGGTGCTGCTCGTGCTGGGCATGGTGCTGTACTTTGCAGCGCGCCGCTCGCACGCCAAACCTTCGAGCGACCCGAAGGTCGCGCGCATCCGCTTCGATTCGCTGCGCAGTTCCTTCCGCCAGGCCGTCGAGCTGATCGAAGGCAACATCGCCTCGCGCGCCGACCGCTACGGCATCCCGTGGATCATGGTGCTCAACGAGGGCGACGACCACCGGCAGTTGCCCATCGAGCAGTCGGGCGTGGCGAGCGCACTGAGTACCGAATCGGCCTCGGCCGCGACCACGCAGGGCATTTCGTGGCACTTCTTCGACCGTGGCGTCGTCATCGACATCCAGGGCGCGTACCTCGGCTCGCCCGATGACGACGATGCTTCCGAGAAGCCGTGGGACGAGTTCCTGGGCATGTGCCGGGCCTACCGGCCGCAGCGGCCGTTCGACTCGGTGGTCATCACCATTCCGGCAGCGCTGCTGCTCGACGACAGCACCGACGGGCGGCTCGAACTCTCCAAGCGCGCCAAGCTCGCACACCGCCGCCTGTGGCTCGCGCAGAACCGCTTCGCGATGCGCTTCGCGGTGTATGTGCTGATCACCGGCGCGGAACAGCTCGAAGGCTTCAGCGCCTTCGCGAGCGCCCTGCCCGAGCCGCTGCGCGCGAGCATGCTGGGCTGGTCGTCGCCTTACGACCTGTCGACCACCTACCAGCCGGGCTGGGTCGACGAAGCGGTGGGCACGGTGGTTCGCACGGTGTCCGACGTGTCGGCCGAGCTTTTTGCCACCGACACCGCGCCGCAGGGCGCAGGTCCGCAGCTGCTGCTGCCCTCGCGCATCGAGGCGCTGCGCGGCCAGTTGCAGCTGTACGTCGACGAGTTGATGCGCCCGAGCGCGTACCACGAGCCCTTCTTCTTTCGCGGCATCTACCTGACCGGCGACAGCGGCGAATCGGCACAGGCCGTTGCCGCCATCGACGCCGAGCGCGACACCTACGGCCGGCAGGAGCCCGCCAGCGACGACCTGATCGCGCAGCTGATGCGCCAGCCGGCGTTCCTGCGCGACCTGTTCGAGAAGAAGATCTTTCTCGAGTACGGCCTCACGCGGCCGTCGCGCACGCAGACCCTGGCGCGCCCGGTGCTGCACCGCGCGCTACGCTGGACGGCGGTGATCTTCCTCGGCGGCTGGGGCATCGGCCTGGTGGTGGCGACATGGCAACTGCACCGGCACAACACCACGCTGGTGTCGGCCCTGTCGCAGTTGCAGCACGACGCGCAATACCGCATGCGTGCGCTGCAGCGCGGCGAAGCCATTCCGACCGCGTGGTACCGCAACAAGGCGCTGTCGCTGCTGGCCATGAACGAGCGGCTGCGCACCGACGGCACGTACTCTTTCTTCATGCCCGGCTCGTGGCAGCCCTTCGACGACCTGAACGAACGCGTGATCGAGCGCATCGAGCGGGAGTTCGGCGACATCGCCGTGAGCACGCTGCGGCGCGAGCTGATGGCCCGCGTGAGCCAGTTGAGCGGCGTGGAGCAGGACGAAGCCACCGGCGAGTTCATCGTCGGCGCCAATTGCAGCCTGCCGCCGAGCTTCAAGACCATCGGCGACGCACCGCGCAAGAACGGCTTGCTGGTGGAAGACCAGCCCGAGTTCGGCGCCCTGCAGCGCTACCTGGGTTCGGCCGAACAACTCGACACCGCGCTGCAGGCGGTGGAGCGCCTGCGCCAGCCATCCACCGGCAATGCGGAAGACCTGCGCGTGGCCGTGCGCTATGCGCTGGGCGCCGAGCTGCCGGCCGACCTGAGCCGCAACCTGCGCTACTTCCGCCAGGCGGCCGAGGGCAAGGCGCTGGCGATTCCGCTGACGCCGGTGCAAGCCGCGCTGCGCTGTGCGCTCGACAAGGGCACCGCACAGCTGGACGCGCGGCTGTTCGTCAACAACGAGCTGCTGGTGTCCGAGCAGTCGCTGGCACGGCTGCTGCCGTCGCTCGCCAGTGCCGGCACCTTCGCGCGCACCACGGCGAGCTACCGAGAAGTGATCGCCGCCATCAAGGACCAGGAAGACCTGGTGGCCTCGGGCAAGGGCGGCTGGATGCGCCAGCCGGTGCTGGTGCTGGGCGCTTCTTACGACCGCACCATTGCGCGCATCGAGCAGAACCGGTTGCTGGGACAGGAGCCGGCCGATGCGGTGCGCAGCCGCGCGCAGGACGCGTTCCAGAAATTCCGCGCCGAGTTCAATCTGCGCTTCGGTGGCGCGCAGCCCGGCCTCGTGTGGCAGGACAAGGAAGGCCGCTTCGCCTTGGCGCCCGAACGCATCGCGCTGCGCGACGCGCTCACCGCGCTGCTGGCGCAGCCCTTCATGGCGGCCGCGCGCGATCGCGACCTCCCGGCCGCGGGCATGCGCCCGATGGCCGGATGGGACTTGTCGCGGCTCGACCAGGCGTTGGCCATCGGCGATATCCGCAAGCGCTACATGACCGACGGCATGCAGGCCTTTCCGGCAACGGTTCGCCCGGGCATCGAGAGCGCGCTGAATGCGCACTTCGCGCAGCTGGTGGTCGACCAGGTGGCCGAGGCCGCGACCGGCACGAGCGAGGGCATGCGCCCCGCATCGGGCGCGCTGATGGCCACGGACACGCAGGCCGCATCCTATGAAGCCTCGCGCCAGCGCCTGGCCAAGGTGCAGGCGCTGCTGTACGAGCTGGGCGCGGGCCCGCGCGCCGAAGACCTGCGCGCGCTGATGTCGCGCGATGCGCTGCAGCGCCTCGAAGGCGTGGACGAAGCCTTCAACCAGTCGGAGCTGTACGCCATGCGCGGGCGCGACTTCCAGGGCTGGCGCGGCGAGCGCGGGCCGATGCTGGTGGCCTTCGGTGTCTCGGACGCGGGCTCGCTCGCGGCCTACCTGGGCCAGCAGTTCAGCCGCACCGAAACGCTGGGCAAGCTGGCCGACGGCTACATCGCGGCGCTCGACGGCGCGGGTGCGGGCTCGGTGCTCGCGCAGCGCTGGCAGGCGATCAACCGCGACCTGGAGCGCTACCGGCTGAAGAACCCGAACAGCAGCCTGCTGCTGCTCGAACAGTTCCTGGGCACGACCGGCGCCGAGATCGATCGCGAGACCTGCGCCGCCAAGCTGGCCGGCAAGGCACCGGCGGCGCGCATCGGCGACTACTTTGCCGACCGCCACCAGCAGATCTACAGCGCCCTGCTCGCGCGCTGCTACGAGCTGCAGTTCGGTGACCAGCAGGAACTGTGGACGCAGTTCTCCGCGCGCTTCAACCGCTCGCTGGCGGGCCGGCATCCGTTCGGCGCGGCCACCACGGCGCGCGCCTTCGACCTGGCCGATCCGGCGGACGTGAACGACCTGGCGCGGGCCTTCGACCCGCTGGCGCGCGCACTGAAGGAAAGCCGCGCGGAGGGCGGCGTGCGCACCGCCGCCATGCCGGGTGCGGCCGCGCGCCGCTTCGCCGACCAGTTCGGCCGCGCGCGCGACTTCCTGTCGCCGCTGTTCCCGACCGAGGATGGCGCCACGCCGGGCTATGACCTGAGCGTGGACTTCCGCGCAAACACCATGGCCGAGATCGAGGGCAACAAGATCATCGACTGGTCCTTCGAGGTCGGCGACCAGGTGCTCAAGCAGCGCGATGCACCACGCACGCTGCGCTGGGAATACGGCATGCCGGTGGCGCTGGTGCTGCGCATCGCGAAGGACTCGCCGGTGGTGGCGCGCGCCGATCCGCAGCAGCCCGCGCTGTTGACCGACGGGCAGAGCGTGAGCTTCCGTTTTGCCGATCCGTGGGCGCTGCTCACGCTGGCGCAGCGCCAGCGGGAAGGTGATGCGTCGCAACGCCCGGACGGCCGCACGCAGCTGCTGAAGTTCGAGTTTCCGCTGGTGGCCCAGTCGGCCGGCGACGCGGCGCAGACGCCGGCCGGCGGTCGCGCGCGCGTGTTCCTGCGCGTTGCGGCAAGCCCCGCCGGCAAGAAGACCGCCCTGATCTGGCCCGCCGCGTTCCCCGCACGCGCTCCTGAATGGAACACGCCCTGA
- the tssA gene encoding type VI secretion system protein TssA, with amino-acid sequence MAALLAPLNAEAANGFAPDLAAFLAPVEVEGPAGPSLRYDPVYARIREARTEEDASLPMGEWTRPLKKADWRAAEMLCSELLQRRSKDLQVAAWLTEAWVHRHAIDGLIAGARLLEGLAREFWQDVHPRIEEDGDADMRAATFVWINDTLGQTLLMRVPLLAWADFSPPFINLGDWQRALTTEFGAGAAAAAGTARSTETEVAEELTAQTVSRQDILDHASRNLHALAALDDQVALAVDAWRELTVLLDERLGADAPSLSKVAEMLTRMRQALRSLLQERDPRDQPIPATLYAPPHAVDDVAVRPPANPMDDDMSEAPFSSSAAFTASAEPSSLPQAVAGERIGNRAEAYRLLELAAAYLLREEPHSPTPYLVNRAVAWGRMPLPQLMQEVLREDGDLNRYFSILGIRPE; translated from the coding sequence ATGGCTGCCCTGCTCGCCCCCCTGAACGCCGAGGCCGCCAACGGCTTTGCGCCCGACCTCGCGGCCTTCCTTGCACCGGTGGAGGTCGAGGGCCCCGCGGGGCCGTCGCTTCGCTACGACCCGGTGTACGCCCGCATCCGCGAAGCGCGCACGGAGGAAGACGCCAGCCTGCCGATGGGCGAATGGACCCGTCCGCTCAAGAAGGCCGACTGGCGTGCCGCCGAGATGCTGTGCTCCGAGCTGCTGCAGCGGCGCAGCAAGGACCTGCAGGTGGCCGCGTGGCTCACCGAGGCCTGGGTACATCGCCATGCGATCGACGGGCTGATCGCGGGAGCGCGGCTGCTCGAAGGGCTGGCACGCGAGTTCTGGCAAGACGTGCATCCGCGCATCGAGGAGGACGGCGATGCGGACATGCGCGCGGCCACTTTCGTGTGGATCAACGACACCCTCGGGCAGACCCTGCTGATGCGCGTGCCCCTGCTCGCATGGGCCGACTTTTCGCCGCCCTTCATCAACCTGGGCGACTGGCAGCGCGCGCTGACCACCGAGTTCGGCGCCGGAGCGGCTGCCGCCGCCGGCACCGCCAGATCGACGGAAACGGAAGTGGCCGAAGAGCTGACCGCGCAGACGGTGTCGCGGCAGGACATCCTCGACCACGCCTCGCGCAACCTGCATGCGCTTGCCGCGCTCGACGACCAGGTGGCCCTGGCCGTCGATGCCTGGCGCGAGCTGACCGTGCTGCTCGACGAGCGCCTGGGCGCCGACGCGCCCAGCCTGTCGAAGGTGGCGGAGATGCTGACGCGCATGCGGCAGGCGCTGCGCAGCCTGCTGCAGGAGCGCGACCCGCGCGACCAACCCATCCCCGCAACGCTGTACGCACCACCGCATGCGGTGGACGACGTGGCAGTGCGGCCTCCCGCGAACCCGATGGACGACGACATGAGCGAAGCCCCTTTTTCTTCTTCCGCCGCCTTCACCGCGTCCGCGGAGCCTTCCTCACTGCCCCAGGCGGTAGCTGGCGAGCGCATCGGCAACCGCGCCGAGGCCTACCGGCTGCTGGAACTGGCGGCCGCCTACCTGCTGCGCGAAGAGCCGCACAGCCCGACGCCCTACCTCGTGAACCGCGCGGTGGCATGGGGGCGCATGCCGTTGCCGCAGCTGATGCAGGAAGTGCTGCGCGAGGACGGCGACCTCAATCGCTACTTTTCGATTCTGGGCATCAGGCCGGAGTGA